Below is a genomic region from Thermochromatium tepidum ATCC 43061.
CAGACCCGGGTCGAGGTGCCGGGGCTCTCAGACATCCTGTGCGGGGCGAGCCGCCCCGGCCACTTTGTCGGGGTGGCAACCGTGGTCTGCAAGCTGCTCAACATGGTCCAACCGGATGTCGCGCTCTTCGGCGAGAAGGACTTTCAGCAGCTGCTGGTGATCCGTCGGCTCGTCGAGGATCTGGCGTTTCCGGTCGAGATCGTCGCTGTGCCTACGGTGCGCGAACCCGATGGCCTGGCGATGAGCTCGCGCAACAATTATTTGACGCCCGAGGAACGGGCACTGGCGCCGACCCTGTATCAGGTGCTCCGGGCGACCGCCGAGAAGATCGGCGCGGGTGAGGCGATCGCGCGCGCCGAGCAGGCAGGACTGGAGGCCCTGGCGGCGGCAGGACTGCGCCCCGATTACCTGAGCGTGCGCCGGGCCGAGGATCTGGCCCCGGCCGGCCCCGAGGACCGTGCGCTCATCATCCTGGCCGCGGCCTATCTGGGGCGGGCGCGTCTTATAGACAATGTGCGCTTAAATCTAGATCCTCGCTAACTCACCAACAGAGCCCCTCGGGCACCTGAATCCTCCATGACCGATCCCCGCGCCCCGCGTCATCGCATCCTCGGTATCGACCCTGGCTCGCGCAACACCGGCTTCGGCGTCATCGACAGCGACGGGCATCACAGCGTGCGCGTGGCCAGCGGCTGTATCCGGGTCGGCGCGCATCCCTGGCCGGATCGGTTGGGCCTGATCTTCGATCGGGTCGCGGCCATCGTCGCCGAATACCGCCCGCACGAGATGGCGGTCGAACAGCTGATCTTCGCCCGGGATCCGACCGCCGCGCTCAAGATCGGCCAGGCCCGCGGTGCCGTGCTCTGCGCCGGACTCAAGGGCGGGGCCATCGTGCACGAATACAGCCCCAAGTCGGTCAAGCTCGCCGTGGTCGGTTCGGGCGGGGCGGACAAGTCTCAGGTCCAGCACATGGTGCGCGTGCTCCTGGCGCTCCCCGAGACCCCGGACGAGGACGAGGCCGACGCGCTCGCCATCGCCCTCTGTCATGCCCATTCGATGGGCATCCCGGCCCGCAAGCGTGCCGCCGCCTCCTGGCGCGACTGGAGACCCTGACCCATGATCGGACGCCTTCAGGGCCGGATCCTGGCCAAGCATCCGCCGCAGCTCCTGCTCGACGTCAACGGCGTCGGCTATGAGCTGGAGGCACCGATGTCGACCTTCTACGAGCTGCCGGCCGTGGGCGAGACGGCCACACTCCTGACCCATCTAGCGGTGCGCGAGGATGCCTGGACCCTCTATGGCTTCATGCGTGAGCGCGATCGTGCGCTCTTTCGCGCGCTGATCCGGGTGACGGGGGTCGGGGCGCGTATGGCGCTGGCCATCCTCTCGGGCATGGACGCGGCACGCTTCGCCCAGTGCGTCGAGCAGGAGGACACCACGGCACTGATGCGCCTGCCGGGTATCGGCAAGAAGACCGCCGAGCGCCTCATCATCGAGATGCGCGACCGGCTTGGTACCCTGATGATGGCACCCGGTGCGGCGCTGCCGTCCGTGATCGGTCAGGCGGCGAGTATGCCAGTCACGGGCACCGCGGATCAGGCGCTCGCCGATGCCATCGGTGCCCTGATTGCGCTCGGTTACAAACCGCCAGACGCCAACCGCATGGCGCGCGCCGTCGACGATGGGTCCAAGACCGCCGAGGACATCATCCGTGCCGCCCTGCGCTCCGTGAATCCGGGTTGAGGGTGCTGTTCGTCCTCCGGATTGATAAACGGGAGAGATTTGGTCACACTCGGCGTAACATCCCCACTAAACCATCTCCCTCTCTACAGGATCTCACGGGATCCATGCACGCAATCGGCGACTTGATTTGGCTTCAGGACGTGCAGGGTCGCTGTCTCGACGCCAATCCTGCCTTCGAGTCTTTGGCACGGACCGAACGGATGCGGCTGCTTGGGCGCTGTCTAGAGGACGTACTCGGTCCGCGGCTGGCCGAGGCGCTGTGGCAACCCGACTGGACCGCACTCCAGGCCGGATGGCCGTGCACGCATGAGGCCAGGTTGACCATCGCGTCCGTGCCTTGCCTTTATGAGATCACCCACATCCCGCAGCGCGACGGCAACGGCGAACTCGTCCGGATCCAGAGTCTCGGACGCGACATCACCCAGCGCCACCAGCAGATCGAGCAGTCGCTGCGCGACAGCCGGCGCCAACTGGCCGATATCATCGACTTCCTGCCCGATGCACTCTTGGCCATCGATCGCGACAAGCGCGTCATCATCTGGAACCAGGCGATCGCCAAGATCACCGGCATCCCGCCGGAGGCCATG
It encodes:
- the ruvA gene encoding Holliday junction branch migration protein RuvA, whose product is MIGRLQGRILAKHPPQLLLDVNGVGYELEAPMSTFYELPAVGETATLLTHLAVREDAWTLYGFMRERDRALFRALIRVTGVGARMALAILSGMDAARFAQCVEQEDTTALMRLPGIGKKTAERLIIEMRDRLGTLMMAPGAALPSVIGQAASMPVTGTADQALADAIGALIALGYKPPDANRMARAVDDGSKTAEDIIRAALRSVNPG
- the panC gene encoding pantoate--beta-alanine ligase, which translates into the protein MPNSSLLIEVEHLAELRAQIRAWRASGERIAFVPTMGNLHTGHLSLVREAQTRADRVVVSIFVNPLQFGPHEDLDAYPRTLDADRRQLAATGCALLFTPSVDEIYPRGQDAQTRVEVPGLSDILCGASRPGHFVGVATVVCKLLNMVQPDVALFGEKDFQQLLVIRRLVEDLAFPVEIVAVPTVREPDGLAMSSRNNYLTPEERALAPTLYQVLRATAEKIGAGEAIARAEQAGLEALAAAGLRPDYLSVRRAEDLAPAGPEDRALIILAAAYLGRARLIDNVRLNLDPR
- the ruvC gene encoding crossover junction endodeoxyribonuclease RuvC yields the protein MTDPRAPRHRILGIDPGSRNTGFGVIDSDGHHSVRVASGCIRVGAHPWPDRLGLIFDRVAAIVAEYRPHEMAVEQLIFARDPTAALKIGQARGAVLCAGLKGGAIVHEYSPKSVKLAVVGSGGADKSQVQHMVRVLLALPETPDEDEADALAIALCHAHSMGIPARKRAAASWRDWRP